In Georgenia soli, a genomic segment contains:
- a CDS encoding zinc ribbon domain-containing protein: MTTAPPQEQRRLLDLQALDTSLARLAHQRRTLPVLATLAELEGRGEDLHRAQVEAKTLAADTRRELTKAESDVEQVRARAARHQATLDSGKGLSRELVALQSELGQLADRQAVLEEIQLEVMERLEAAEARVAELDAQERAVAADVERHTAERDAAFAEIDAETGRIRAERDELAARLDAELLDLYEYARSRTGGLGVVALRGHRTEGAQIDFSLSELAAIDAAAPDEVLVSEEHGYVLVRLEADATSGRA; the protein is encoded by the coding sequence GTGACCACAGCCCCGCCGCAGGAGCAGCGACGGCTGCTCGACCTCCAGGCCCTGGACACCTCCCTGGCCAGGCTCGCGCACCAGCGTCGCACCCTCCCCGTCCTCGCCACGCTGGCGGAGCTGGAGGGCCGCGGCGAGGACCTGCACCGCGCCCAGGTCGAGGCCAAGACTCTCGCCGCCGACACCCGCCGGGAGCTGACCAAGGCCGAGAGCGACGTCGAGCAGGTCCGGGCCCGGGCTGCCCGCCACCAGGCCACGCTCGACTCCGGCAAGGGCCTCTCGCGCGAGCTCGTGGCCCTGCAGAGCGAGCTGGGGCAGCTGGCCGACCGCCAGGCGGTGCTGGAGGAGATCCAGCTCGAGGTCATGGAACGGCTCGAGGCGGCCGAGGCGCGCGTGGCGGAGCTGGACGCGCAGGAGCGTGCCGTGGCCGCGGACGTCGAGCGGCACACCGCGGAGCGGGACGCCGCCTTCGCCGAGATCGACGCCGAGACCGGGCGCATCCGCGCGGAGCGTGACGAGCTCGCCGCACGGCTCGACGCCGAGCTGCTGGACCTGTACGAGTACGCGCGCTCGCGCACCGGCGGGCTCGGCGTCGTCGCCCTGCGCGGGCACCGCACCGAGGGGGCCCAGATCGACTTCTCGCTCAGCGAGCTCGCCGCCATCGACGCCGCCGCCCCGGACGAGGTGCTCGTCTCCGAGGAGCACGGCTACGTCCTCGTCCGCCTCGAGGCCGACGCCACCTCCGGCCGCGCGTGA
- a CDS encoding YaaA family protein, which translates to MLVLLPPSEGKSAPTRGAPVDLSALSASQLTQARERVLDELATVSARPDGPTVLGVGAKVAEEVRRNTTLRSAHAAPAAQVYTGVLYAAARLPELAGGARRRAGQSVRIFSGLWGVLAPGDRVPAYRLSMGAALPGTGKLAPYWRDHLADVLDEQAAGDVVVDCRSAAYAAAWRPPRTAEHVVVQVVREQDGRRQVVSHNAKHARGLLTHHLLTRPGRPPRTADQLAEDAEELATDGVVHAVELGDAAAGRRTLTLVERA; encoded by the coding sequence GTGCTCGTGCTGCTCCCGCCCTCCGAGGGCAAGTCGGCGCCCACCCGCGGCGCCCCCGTCGACCTCTCTGCCCTGTCCGCCTCACAGCTCACGCAGGCCCGGGAGCGGGTCCTCGACGAGCTCGCCACCGTCTCGGCACGCCCGGACGGGCCGACCGTGCTCGGCGTCGGTGCCAAGGTGGCCGAGGAGGTGCGCCGCAACACCACCCTGCGCAGCGCGCACGCCGCGCCCGCCGCGCAGGTCTACACCGGCGTGCTCTACGCCGCGGCGAGGCTCCCCGAGCTGGCGGGCGGGGCCCGCCGGCGCGCCGGCCAGAGCGTGCGGATCTTCTCCGGACTCTGGGGCGTCCTCGCCCCGGGCGACCGGGTGCCGGCCTACCGGCTCTCGATGGGCGCTGCGCTGCCGGGTACGGGCAAGCTCGCGCCGTACTGGCGGGACCACCTCGCCGACGTGCTCGACGAGCAGGCGGCCGGCGACGTCGTCGTGGACTGCCGCTCCGCCGCGTACGCCGCCGCCTGGCGCCCGCCGCGCACCGCGGAGCACGTCGTCGTCCAGGTCGTGCGCGAGCAGGACGGGCGGCGGCAGGTCGTCTCCCACAACGCCAAGCACGCCCGCGGACTGCTCACGCACCACCTGCTCACCCGGCCGGGGAGGCCGCCGCGGACCGCCGACCAGCTCGCCGAGGACGCCGAGGAGCTGGCGACCGACGGCGTCGTCCACGCCGTGGAGCTCGGCGACGCGGCGGCCGGACGGCGCACGCTCACCCTCGTCGAGCGCGCCTGA
- a CDS encoding GNAT family N-acetyltransferase, with translation MVGTVGIRPLRAGDGPALARAYARNRDHLAPWEPLRPEGWFTEQGQEHNVTRRLVEQRQGVTLPWVLVDGDRVVGTMTVSGIVRGPCLSGNLGYWVDGACTGRGVATAAVAHVVAACAREGLHRLQAGTLLHNAASQTVLRRNGFERIGVARRYLRIAGTWQDHVLLERLLED, from the coding sequence CTGGTCGGCACGGTCGGGATCCGTCCGCTCCGGGCGGGCGACGGCCCGGCCCTCGCCCGTGCGTACGCCCGCAACCGCGACCACCTCGCGCCCTGGGAGCCGCTGCGGCCGGAGGGCTGGTTCACCGAGCAGGGCCAGGAGCACAACGTCACCCGCCGGCTGGTGGAGCAGAGGCAGGGAGTCACCCTGCCGTGGGTGCTGGTCGACGGCGACCGCGTGGTCGGCACCATGACGGTCAGCGGCATCGTGCGTGGACCGTGCCTCAGCGGCAACCTCGGGTACTGGGTGGACGGTGCGTGCACCGGCCGTGGCGTGGCCACGGCCGCGGTGGCGCACGTGGTGGCCGCGTGCGCCCGGGAAGGCCTGCACCGCCTGCAGGCCGGGACCCTGCTGCACAACGCCGCCTCGCAGACCGTGCTGCGCCGCAACGGGTTCGAGCGGATCGGCGTCGCGCGCAGGTACCTGCGCATCGCCGGCACGTGGCAGGACCACGTGCTCCTCGAACGCCTCCTGGAGGACTGA